TATAATATATTTATTCATATAATTTATGATTTTTCTCTTAAAATAAAAAAATCACAGTTTAAAGCTAAACTGTGATAAATATAATCATAAAAATGATATTATTTATAAATAATATCATAACAATTTTCTTTTTCACAGATAGCACTCCATTGACAATCAATGACAGTAATATAGATTTTATCTACATTACCAACAAAAAAGAATGGCTTAATTTCTCTTTCATTTCGGCAGAATTCCCTTTCTAACTATTTTAAAACGCCTGCCAGACTAATTATAGTTATACTCTTGTTTCCTGCTCCTCTATCTAAATTAATATTATAGATTTGAGTATACTCTATCATATAAACTTTGTACAATATATTTTATATATAAAAAACTACAAAAAAATAAAGACAGCATAATTCACTCTGTCTTTAAGTTAAAATTTATAGTTTTTATCAATACAATGAAAACATATTTATTATTTCTTCTTTTTCAAAAAGCTGTTCTGCTACATCTTTAAAAACTTCTTTATTGCCATTAATATAAAACTCTATTCTCCCTTTTTTATATCCTTCTCTCAATAAATCTTCCTGACCCAATACTCTAAATAACTCTATAGCACTTTCAACTGAAGAATCTACTATTTTTTTACTGAAAAACTTTCTTATATCATTAAGAATAAAAGGATAATGTGTTCCTCCTAAAATCAAAGTGTCCGCTGCATTTGGTATTTGGCATAAATAACCTTCCAATATTTCCATTCTATCAGAATAATTTTCCCACCCTTTTTCCAACATTGTGCATAAAGCCTTACATGAAATTTGATACACAGTTATATCCGAATCTATTTTCTTTATACTTTCTTCATATACATTAGATTTTATAGTAAAAGCTGAACCCATAACAGCTATTTTTTTTTGTTTGCTTTCTAATATAGCTGATTTTACTCCTCCTTCTATCATTCCTATTATTGGAATATTATACTGAGACTTAAGAAATTCCAAAGAAGCAGCTGAAAAGATACTGCAGCCAATGACAACAGCTTTACAATTATTTCTAATAAGAAAGTCCATTATTTTGGCGCTTAAATTTTGTATATCTTCCTTGCTTTTTTCACTATATGGATTATTTTTCCAGTCACCATAATAAATTATATTTTCTCTTGGAAGTAACTCTCTTATCTTTTTTAAAATAGTCAACCCACCTATTCCAGAATCAAAAATTCCTATAGACGACTCTTTATTCATAATTTATGCACCTCTTCTCAAAAATACTATATTAAATTATACCTTTTTATTTATTTTATGACAACTATAATTTTTTATTTGTTTTTCAAAATATTTGTTGACAGAATAATTATATGTGTTATAATAATATTGTCATAGGACATTTCCTTAAATTACATTTTAATTTCTACGAACAAAAGCTCTCACTCTCAAGGGAGCTTTTGTTGTATATTTAAGAGAAATATATTATCCCATCTTTATTATTTGTGACCAACGCATGACCAACCTACTAGTCTTTATATTTTTTCTTCAAAATACTATTGCAGCATTTTTTTAGTATATTAATAAAAAGTACCTAATATTAATTTGATTATGAAACTATTAAAACATAAAAAAAGAGCCTCCAAAAAAGAAGTTGATTTATTTGCTATCCTCCTGCCAGGTAGAGATTTTTATATAGCTAATATAAAATATACAAATATTAAAAATGAAAAATTAAAGGATTTATTGAGGTTAAGTAGAAAGATAACTTTATAGAAGAAGATTATTAAAAAGAACTACAGGAGGTGAAAAATGGGAATGTTTTTAAAGTATGTTTTATTGATATGTGGAATCTTATTTACATACAATGCAGTTATTAGCTCAACTTCAAATATTATATATGCAATTCTTGCTATTCTTTGTTTTATTGGATTTAAAAAATTAGGATGATCAAAAGAAGAAAATAAACCAAAAATTTTATCTGATTTTATGCCCATTTATACCTATTAATTTTTAAGTAATATAAGTATTTTATTATTTTTAAACTTTGTTATTTTATTTTATTATATCTTAATTTCTACGAACAAAAGCTCTCACTCTTAGGGAGCTTTTGTTGTATGTTTAAGGAGATTGCTAAAAAAGTGAATCATCCCACAAAAATAAAAATTTTATTCTTTGCTTCATAAAAAAATTTTTTTTAATAAAATTTTGAACTTGACTTATTCTAGGTTTAGAATCAAATCCTAAAAAATATATGAGAGTAAACATTTGTTCTATATTAAATGTTCATAAATATCAAGCTAGACTTTTTTTGACCATAAAATATTCAATAGTTAGTATAATATCTTAATTTTTTAAACTATTAAAGTAGTATAATTTTA
This genomic stretch from Fusobacterium sp. harbors:
- the murI gene encoding glutamate racemase; its protein translation is MNKESSIGIFDSGIGGLTILKKIRELLPRENIIYYGDWKNNPYSEKSKEDIQNLSAKIMDFLIRNNCKAVVIGCSIFSAASLEFLKSQYNIPIIGMIEGGVKSAILESKQKKIAVMGSAFTIKSNVYEESIKKIDSDITVYQISCKALCTMLEKGWENYSDRMEILEGYLCQIPNAADTLILGGTHYPFILNDIRKFFSKKIVDSSVESAIELFRVLGQEDLLREGYKKGRIEFYINGNKEVFKDVAEQLFEKEEIINMFSLY